TAACcctacattataatatattaatattctaatgtagtattattaaccttaccatggaTGGGTGAAGGGCCAGTTCATGAATGATGTTATGTTCATGAAAGGCACGTTAATGCCTTGGACTATGTATCCCAATAAGCACTTCACCTttcaataacaatgacaaacagtGAAAATACAGGTTTAGAAATGCAAACTTTCATACATAAatggtgtattattattatgtatatattttcatacataaaaatggctaaatgaataaaatgcaaacataaggcattcagaagacacattggacactaggtgtcagtggtgTTACAGTAATGGTCagtgggacacacaagcaccagacactATGAATACTGTGAATATAGGTGTGCTactttatttcatgtatttcagTCTATACTTAGAGGTATtctgaaccaattaaccatgataaacgaggatCACTGTCATTGAAATGTGAAATCATTCCATCATCAATGTGATTGGAAACATGAAATGGGTGCTTCTTACCATTTCTGTCCCAACTGAAGTCTTGACCAGTGAACCAGTAATAGTTTACAAGAATGttaatagacttctacactgaGTAAAGAAATAACGTTTCCTCCTAGGTCCCACCCATATGATTGAAGCTGACATAATCATGAGGGGTCATGACCCTAAAGAGCCAATCATGGCCCACCCCCCTGACACTGACAGTGACATCACACTGAAGGAGTGGCTTAAAGCGGTCCGGCTTCATCCAAAGGGTGTCAAACTGGACTTCAAGAGGTGAGGTGTACCTGTTGTTGTAAAGCAAAGTGAGCACGTGAGCGATGCTAACATTTCAACGTCTTCTGCATTCAGCCTGGAGGCTCTGTCTCTCTCCACCGCTCTGTTGCAGGAGGGGCTGTCTCAGATCCCTTGTCCTGTGTGGATCAATGCTGATGTCCTCCCAGGGCCTGGAGGTGAACAGACCCCATTGGAGCCTCGAGCTTTCCTGGCTGTTGTGAGGACTCTTCCCAGTAACATTGTGCTCTCTCTTGGCTGGACCACCAACTGGGCTGCTGGGATTGATAATCCAGGTGATGAGCAAGTTTTTCATTTCTGTTGATCTCCTTCTAGACTAAGGGTTTAGCATCAAAAGAGCAACTTTGCCTCCTcttccagtaaaaaaaatagtctgGAGGTGCAAAACATTATACAGCTTAAGAACTTACAGAAACGTTaatctttttaaatgttttagtAGTTCCCCAAAGAAAGGGAAGACTGCTAATtccgataccaatcatccaggactgaaatcgGCTCGATACGATCcccttaatttagacaaaactTAATTTAAACTCAAACAGCTTTGAGTTTTGGAGTTTGACACCACGGACCTACAGTAAGGCTTTATTGAAGTTAGTAAAGGTTCATTCATGCAGCTGGCGAGGAGCATTGACTCATTCTGTGACTgctgtgctgttgttgtttgtgtatagaaaatatTAGCGTTGACGTCCTTTCCAGGTTACAGTTGGGACATGATGCATGAGATGGAGGACATATGCGGTGGCCTTCAAAATCTGGTCACATTCCCAGTGCGTGCGGCTCTTCTGGCCAAGTCCTTTCCTCAGCTTTCATGGTTGCTGCAACAGTCCAACAGG
This DNA window, taken from Doryrhamphus excisus isolate RoL2022-K1 chromosome 4, RoL_Dexc_1.0, whole genome shotgun sequence, encodes the following:
- the fam151b gene encoding protein FAM151B, which codes for MKMCEQAAEYFHSLSHIKNKDAAEVRWSHAVNSRSTLAKALNGPTHMIEADIIMRGHDPKEPIMAHPPDTDSDITLKEWLKAVRLHPKGVKLDFKSLEALSLSTALLQEGLSQIPCPVWINADVLPGPGGEQTPLEPRAFLAVVRTLPSNIVLSLGWTTNWAAGIDNPGYSWDMMHEMEDICGGLQNLVTFPVRAALLAKSFPQLSWLLQQSNRYSLTVWTGQNDEFTIQDLLPYRTQMDVSRICYDLPESIRTELTNA